The Desulfovibrio piger DNA segment ACCTTCTTTTCATGGGCGGTCATGCCGTCCAGCACACCGCTGGACGTGGACAGAATGCAAATGCCGAGGCCGTTCTGCACCTTGGGGATCTGGTGAGCGCCCACATACACGCGGCGACCGGGGGTGCTGACGCGCTTCAGGCCGGAGATGACGGCCTTGCCCTTCTGGTACTTCAGCGTGATGGTAATGTTGCGGTCGTCGATAGCCACGTCTTCGACGTAACCTTCCTGCTTGAGGATGGCGGCTAAGGCTTCTTTCATCTTCGAGCGCGGCACATTCACTTCCTTGTGCAGGGCCAAATGTGCGTTGCGGATACGGGTCAGCATATCCGCAATAGGATCTGTCAACATCGATAGCTCCTAAGGTTGGTTTCGTGAGGGGTTAGCGGCCCCATGCCGCCACTTCCCGCACACAATCGAAAGTTCATATCCCAAGCCGGAGCAAAAGGCAATGTTTTTTTGCTCACGGCCTGAAAATCCGCTCTTTCCAGGGCGTTCCCGAGTCATGCCGGCGCCGGTCCTGCCGGGGCATCCCGGCCTGCATGCGAGGGACCAGGCACCGGATCGCCGCACCATGATTGAACACTCCACCGGCTAAAGCCGGTGGATTCACCGTGGCGACTAAAGTCGCGTTCCGGCTAAAGCCGGTATGGCCCCTGCTGAAGCAGGCTGAAGTCATTCCCCCTCAATTCGGAAGGTTTCATCTGCATCTTCCTGTTGCGTGATGTATTGCTTAATGACCTCATCGGTCACATTGCCACTGCTGCAACAGAAATAGCCACGCGCCCACATATGACGTCCCCAGTACTGGCGGCGCAACAATGGAAATTCATTTATCATGGCATGCGCGGTTCGGCCTTTCAGTTGTTGCATCAACTTGCTCACAGCAAGGCTTGGTGAAATCGAAACGAAAAGATGGATATGGTCGGGTGCTATATGTCCTTTGAGAATTTCCACCTGCTTTTCACAGATGCCGCGTATCAGCGACCTGGCTCTCTGGGCGATGTCGCCTGACAAAATCTTTTTCCTGTACTTGGTTATCCAGACCAGGTGCAGGTGAATTGAAAAAACACTGTGGGAGCCTTTACGATAATTGCTCATGCCCACAGACTACAAAAGAAACGCTAAAGCCGCCACCTAAAGGTGGGGGTTTTACCCCTCCCTGAGTGGGACAATAAAAACGGGGCTGCTCCACTGCAGGAGTCCCGCCCGTCTCCGGTGCGACCCGCGCCGCATGGCCGGCTCCACCGGACTTTCCGGCAGGGCACGGCGTACGGCGCGCAGGGGCAGATAGCCCATCTGTCATCGGGAAGCAAGCAAAATTTGCAAAAGGAAGGAGACCGGCCGGATGAAGAACGTATCTCGAAAGAGGATACGTCCCTCCCCAGAAGCCGGAAACCATGTAAGACTGCGCCCCCGGATGCGGACAAGGGACCTTCCTGCCCGGGGCCGCCCGCCGGATGCAGGAAGCGCCGGGGCACAGTCCCCTCTCCCCTGCCCTTCTCCGGAAACGGAAAGAGGGACCCCTTTCGGAGTCCCTCCATCTTTCAGATCAGTCCGGGATGCGGATTACCAGCTGGATTTACGCACACCGGGCAGTTCGCCGCGCAGGGCCATGTTGCGGAAGCAGATACGGCAGATGCCGAACTGGCGCATGAAGGCCCGGGGACGCCCGCAGATGGGGCAACGATTGTAGGCGCGGGAGCTGAACTTGGGCTTACGGGAAGCC contains these protein-coding regions:
- the rpsH gene encoding 30S ribosomal protein S8, which codes for MLTDPIADMLTRIRNAHLALHKEVNVPRSKMKEALAAILKQEGYVEDVAIDDRNITITLKYQKGKAVISGLKRVSTPGRRVYVGAHQIPKVQNGLGICILSTSSGVLDGMTAHEKKVGGELLCEIW
- the tnpA gene encoding IS200/IS605 family transposase, whose amino-acid sequence is MSNYRKGSHSVFSIHLHLVWITKYRKKILSGDIAQRARSLIRGICEKQVEILKGHIAPDHIHLFVSISPSLAVSKLMQQLKGRTAHAMINEFPLLRRQYWGRHMWARGYFCCSSGNVTDEVIKQYITQQEDADETFRIEGE
- a CDS encoding type Z 30S ribosomal protein S14 — translated: MSRTALEVKASRKPKFSSRAYNRCPICGRPRAFMRQFGICRICFRNMALRGELPGVRKSSW